From the genome of Streptacidiphilus rugosus AM-16, one region includes:
- a CDS encoding 3-oxoacyl-ACP reductase has product MTTSLTGLTAIVTGAGRGLGRAEALELARAGANVVVNDFGAPGRDGSGEASAAPADETVAEIVALGGHAVAHHGDVADLASAEALVDLAVQTYGQLDILVNNAGILRDRMVFSMSEQEWDSVIQVHLKGHFATTRYAAEHWRNRSKAAGAPVYGRIVNTSSEAFVAGSAGQPNYAAAKGGIVGLTTSCASALARYGVTSNVICPRARTRMTEDVFTGSMGAPESGIDPLAPEHVSPLVAYLASPAAATVNGQCFVVHGGMVAVLGAPPVLAKFDTAKESFTPSELDELMSPFYAARRPGDGFANMAVLGLKHEN; this is encoded by the coding sequence ATGACCACCTCCCTGACCGGCCTCACCGCGATCGTCACCGGCGCGGGCCGGGGCCTCGGCCGCGCCGAAGCACTGGAACTCGCCCGCGCGGGCGCGAACGTCGTCGTCAACGACTTCGGCGCGCCCGGCCGTGACGGCAGCGGCGAGGCGTCGGCGGCGCCCGCCGACGAGACCGTGGCCGAGATCGTCGCCCTCGGCGGCCACGCCGTCGCCCACCACGGCGACGTCGCCGACCTGGCCTCGGCCGAGGCGCTGGTCGACCTGGCGGTCCAGACGTACGGGCAGCTGGACATCCTGGTCAACAACGCGGGCATCCTGCGCGACCGGATGGTCTTCTCGATGAGCGAGCAGGAGTGGGACTCCGTCATCCAGGTCCACCTCAAGGGCCACTTCGCCACCACCCGCTACGCGGCGGAACACTGGCGCAACCGCAGCAAGGCGGCAGGGGCGCCGGTGTACGGGCGCATCGTCAACACCTCCTCCGAGGCCTTCGTCGCCGGCTCGGCCGGCCAGCCGAACTACGCGGCGGCGAAGGGCGGCATCGTCGGCCTCACCACGAGCTGCGCGTCGGCGCTGGCCCGCTACGGGGTCACCTCGAACGTGATCTGCCCGAGGGCGCGGACCCGGATGACGGAGGACGTCTTCACCGGCTCGATGGGGGCGCCGGAATCGGGCATCGACCCGCTGGCCCCGGAGCACGTCTCCCCGCTGGTCGCCTACCTGGCGTCCCCGGCGGCGGCGACGGTCAACGGCCAGTGCTTCGTCGTCCACGGCGGCATGGTCGCGGTCCTGGGGGCCCCACCGGTCCTGGCGAAGTTCGACACGGCGAAGGAGAGCTTCACGCCGAGCGAGCTGGACGAGCTGATGTCCCCCTTCTACGCGGCACGCAGGCCGGGCGACGGCTTCGCCAACATGGCGGTACTCGGGCTCAAGCACGAGAACTGA
- a CDS encoding MaoC/PaaZ C-terminal domain-containing protein, producing MPIDPAVALAAPARTTDLAWEQKDVILYHLGVGAGAQRPATDPDELRYTYEKDLQVLPSFVTVAGGGLAKAGAFNQPGLQINLAQVLHGGQRIELHRPIPAAGQAVLTSSLAAVYDKGKAAVLVMRSEAADADGPLYTCDTEIFVRGEGGFGGERGESTRIALPERAADFRREVPVRHDQALLYRLSGDWNPLHADPDFAKLAGFDRPILHGLCSYGVTLKAVVDTVLAGDASRVRSYSTRFAGIFFPGETLRVRIWQDGADRLLVSATSVERDDAPVLADTVVTYQP from the coding sequence ATGCCCATCGACCCCGCAGTGGCGCTCGCCGCCCCGGCCCGGACCACCGACCTCGCCTGGGAGCAGAAGGACGTCATCCTCTACCACCTGGGCGTGGGGGCCGGCGCGCAGCGACCGGCCACCGATCCGGACGAGCTCCGCTACACCTACGAGAAGGACCTGCAGGTCCTGCCCAGCTTCGTCACCGTCGCGGGCGGCGGGCTGGCCAAGGCCGGCGCGTTCAACCAGCCGGGCCTGCAGATCAACCTCGCGCAGGTGCTCCACGGCGGCCAGCGGATCGAACTGCACCGGCCGATCCCCGCCGCCGGGCAGGCGGTGCTGACCAGTTCGCTCGCGGCGGTGTACGACAAGGGCAAGGCCGCGGTCCTGGTCATGCGCAGCGAGGCCGCCGACGCGGACGGTCCGCTCTACACCTGCGACACCGAGATCTTCGTCCGCGGTGAGGGCGGCTTCGGCGGCGAGCGCGGCGAGAGCACCCGGATCGCCCTGCCCGAACGCGCCGCCGACTTCCGGCGCGAGGTGCCGGTCCGGCACGACCAGGCGCTGCTCTACCGTCTCTCCGGCGACTGGAACCCGCTCCACGCCGACCCCGACTTCGCCAAGCTGGCCGGCTTCGACCGCCCGATCCTGCACGGCCTCTGCTCCTACGGCGTCACCCTCAAGGCCGTCGTGGACACGGTGCTGGCGGGCGACGCGTCCCGGGTCCGCAGCTACAGCACCCGCTTCGCCGGGATCTTCTTCCCCGGCGAGACGCTCCGCGTCCGCATCTGGCAGGACGGCGCCGACCGCCTGCTGGTCAGCGCGACCAGCGTCGAGCGTGACGACGCCCCCGTGCTCGCCGACACCGTCGTCACCTACCAGCCCTGA
- a CDS encoding zinc-binding dehydrogenase has protein sequence MRAAVLHETGQEKLEVHDGVEIPATGPGKVRIRMKAASLCHSDLSAMSGVLPQPAPFVPGHEGAGEVVEVGEGVENLAVGDRVIVCWMPPCGVCASCRRGEGNLCLAAFGNMGTPSYRHDGQDIFGFSATGTFAEESVVAAGCAVKLPDDVPYEVAALIGCGVTTGVGAAINTAKVTPGSSVVVIGCGGVGIAAIQGAKVAGAAQILAVDPVAGRREWALRFGATEAVHPDELNDAKNRITAGEGFDYAFEVVGRSATVRTAYDATRRGGAVVVVGAGAMDDNAQFNMFELFFNEKRILPSLYGGTDVPKTYQTVIELWRAGRLDLEGMITHHVRIESVNDAIEQMRTGEALRTVIDLG, from the coding sequence ATGCGCGCAGCGGTTCTGCACGAGACCGGCCAGGAAAAGCTGGAGGTCCACGACGGCGTCGAGATACCGGCGACCGGCCCCGGCAAGGTCCGCATCCGGATGAAGGCCGCCAGCCTGTGCCACTCCGACCTGTCCGCGATGAGCGGCGTGCTGCCGCAGCCCGCCCCCTTCGTCCCCGGCCACGAGGGCGCCGGCGAGGTCGTCGAGGTCGGCGAGGGAGTCGAGAACCTGGCCGTCGGGGACCGGGTGATCGTCTGCTGGATGCCGCCCTGCGGGGTCTGCGCCAGCTGCAGGCGCGGCGAGGGCAATCTCTGCCTGGCCGCCTTCGGCAACATGGGCACGCCCAGCTACCGCCACGACGGGCAGGACATCTTCGGTTTCTCCGCCACCGGCACCTTCGCGGAGGAGAGCGTCGTCGCGGCGGGCTGCGCGGTGAAGCTCCCGGACGACGTCCCCTACGAGGTCGCCGCGCTGATCGGCTGCGGCGTGACCACCGGCGTCGGCGCGGCCATCAACACCGCGAAGGTGACGCCGGGTTCGTCGGTCGTCGTGATCGGCTGCGGCGGCGTGGGCATCGCCGCCATCCAGGGTGCGAAGGTCGCCGGCGCGGCGCAGATCCTGGCGGTCGACCCGGTCGCCGGCCGCCGCGAGTGGGCGCTGCGGTTCGGCGCGACCGAGGCCGTCCACCCCGACGAGCTGAACGACGCCAAGAACCGGATCACCGCGGGCGAGGGCTTCGACTACGCCTTCGAGGTCGTCGGCCGCTCGGCCACGGTCCGCACCGCCTACGACGCGACCCGGCGCGGCGGCGCGGTCGTCGTGGTCGGCGCGGGCGCGATGGACGACAACGCCCAGTTCAACATGTTCGAGCTGTTCTTCAACGAGAAGCGCATCCTGCCCTCGCTGTACGGCGGCACGGACGTGCCCAAGACCTATCAGACGGTCATCGAGCTGTGGCGGGCCGGGCGGCTCGACCTCGAAGGCATGATCACGCACCACGTCAGGATCGAGTCGGTCAACGACGCGATCGAGCAGATGCGGACGGGCGAGGCCCTGCGGACCGTCATCGACCTGGGCTGA
- a CDS encoding acyl-CoA dehydrogenase: protein MAIGISEEHRELRSSVRRWLERDVSGVVVRGALTEGPGAVGTARPLWWKGLAGQGMLGLHLPEAVGGGGGGLLDLAVVVEETGRALLPGAFLPTVLASALLAGSAAPGELAALAEGASTAAVVWEGAVTATGGRMSGRAEVVLGAAEADLLLVRADAGGAGGGDWYLVEGSAARITPLAALDLGRGLARVEFDDVAARSVDLAEGRADAVIGTLLAAEACGIARWALETAVAHARVREQFGRPIGQFQAVKHLCAQLLVRAEKAAAATWAAAREPGPLTAAVAAALALEAACANAEDCIQILGGIGFTWEHDAHLRLRRALTLRQLTGGEGTLWRRVAQAAAAQPGEWRPELELPAEAEEFRAEARAAAASVRGLEPAEQRRRLAPGGWAAPHLPPPYGLGANALRQLVVEQELRAAEVRLPDLTIGNWVVPSLAAHGTEAQRERLLMPTLRGELTWCQLFSEPEAGSDLAALRTRAVRQEDGGWRVDGQKVWTSSARTADFGILLARTSPEKTKHQGLTYFVVDMRRTPGLDIRPLRELTGDAVFNEIFLDDVRLPADAVVGAVDEGWRVARHTLGNERVHMADSSPTGPAVRRLLTAPGAEPSALGRLAADEHVLTCIDLRSTLSALDGLDPGAGGSVRKLVSAPHAQRVAAYALELCGPAGAVYEGVGREIGHALLMSRCLTIAGGTTQVQLNVVAERILGLPRDPAPTDRDAGPKAPTNLKRSDA, encoded by the coding sequence ATGGCCATCGGCATCAGCGAGGAGCACCGGGAACTGCGGAGTTCGGTGCGGCGCTGGCTGGAACGGGATGTGTCCGGTGTCGTGGTCAGAGGCGCGCTGACGGAGGGGCCGGGTGCGGTGGGGACCGCCCGGCCCCTGTGGTGGAAGGGGCTGGCCGGGCAGGGGATGCTCGGTCTGCACCTGCCGGAGGCGGTCGGCGGGGGCGGAGGCGGGCTGCTGGATCTGGCCGTCGTGGTGGAGGAGACCGGCCGGGCCCTGCTGCCGGGGGCCTTCCTGCCCACCGTCCTCGCCTCCGCGCTGCTCGCCGGCTCCGCCGCGCCGGGCGAACTCGCCGCCCTCGCCGAGGGAGCCTCGACAGCGGCGGTCGTCTGGGAGGGCGCCGTCACCGCGACGGGCGGGCGGATGTCCGGCCGGGCCGAGGTGGTCCTGGGCGCCGCCGAGGCGGACCTGCTGCTGGTGCGGGCCGACGCCGGAGGCGCGGGCGGCGGTGACTGGTACCTGGTCGAGGGCTCCGCCGCACGGATCACCCCGCTCGCCGCCCTGGATCTCGGCAGGGGTCTCGCGCGCGTCGAGTTCGACGACGTCGCCGCCAGGTCCGTCGACCTCGCCGAGGGCCGGGCCGACGCCGTGATCGGCACCCTGCTCGCCGCCGAGGCCTGCGGGATCGCGCGCTGGGCACTGGAGACCGCCGTCGCCCACGCCCGCGTGCGCGAGCAGTTCGGGCGGCCGATCGGCCAGTTCCAGGCGGTCAAGCACCTCTGCGCCCAGTTGCTCGTGCGCGCCGAGAAGGCCGCCGCCGCGACCTGGGCCGCCGCCCGCGAGCCCGGCCCGCTGACCGCCGCGGTCGCCGCCGCCCTCGCGCTCGAAGCCGCCTGCGCCAACGCCGAGGACTGCATCCAGATCCTCGGCGGCATCGGCTTCACCTGGGAGCACGACGCCCATCTGCGCCTGCGCCGAGCCCTGACGCTGCGCCAGCTGACGGGCGGCGAAGGGACGCTGTGGCGACGCGTCGCGCAGGCGGCGGCCGCGCAGCCGGGGGAGTGGCGGCCTGAGCTGGAACTCCCGGCCGAGGCCGAGGAGTTCCGCGCCGAGGCGCGGGCCGCGGCCGCCTCCGTGCGCGGACTCGAACCGGCCGAACAGCGTCGCCGGCTCGCGCCCGGCGGCTGGGCCGCACCGCATCTGCCGCCGCCCTACGGCCTCGGCGCCAACGCCCTGCGTCAACTCGTGGTTGAGCAGGAGCTGCGCGCGGCCGAGGTCCGGCTGCCGGACCTCACCATCGGCAACTGGGTGGTCCCCTCCCTCGCCGCCCACGGCACCGAAGCGCAGCGCGAGCGGCTGCTGATGCCCACCCTGCGCGGCGAGCTGACCTGGTGCCAGCTCTTCTCCGAGCCGGAGGCCGGCTCGGACCTGGCCGCGTTGCGCACCCGCGCGGTGCGGCAGGAGGACGGCGGTTGGCGGGTGGACGGTCAGAAGGTGTGGACCTCGAGCGCCCGCACCGCCGACTTCGGCATCCTGCTGGCCCGCACCTCCCCCGAGAAGACCAAGCACCAGGGGCTCACCTACTTCGTCGTCGACATGCGCCGCACCCCCGGCCTCGACATCCGGCCGCTGCGCGAACTCACCGGCGACGCGGTCTTCAACGAGATCTTCCTCGACGACGTCAGGCTGCCCGCCGACGCCGTGGTCGGCGCGGTGGACGAGGGCTGGCGCGTCGCCCGGCACACGCTCGGCAACGAGCGGGTCCACATGGCCGACTCCAGCCCGACCGGCCCGGCGGTGCGACGCCTGCTGACCGCGCCGGGCGCCGAGCCGTCGGCCCTGGGGCGGCTGGCCGCCGACGAACACGTGCTCACCTGCATCGACCTGCGCTCCACGCTCAGCGCGCTGGACGGCCTGGACCCGGGCGCGGGGGGCAGCGTGCGCAAGCTGGTCTCGGCCCCGCACGCGCAGCGCGTCGCCGCGTACGCGCTGGAGCTGTGCGGACCAGCGGGCGCGGTCTACGAGGGGGTCGGCAGGGAGATCGGGCACGCGCTGCTGATGTCCCGCTGCCTGACCATCGCCGGCGGCACCACCCAGGTCCAACTCAACGTCGTGGCCGAGCGCATCCTCGGCCTTCCCCGCGACCCCGCGCCGACGGATCGGGACGCAGGACCGAAGGCTCCAACGAACCTGAAGCGGAGTGACGCATGA
- a CDS encoding lipid-transfer protein: MTEKVFLVGVGMTNFEKPGMKDRQSGEWQYWEMAEEAGRAALADAGVGYDLVEQAAVGYCFQQSTAGQRAVYSIGLTGIPVYNLNNNCATGSSALMTARQFVAGGINDCVLALGFEKMSKGALGAGSGADGFATSPVARHYGVMAAKHGFEASPPTAQIFGNAAREHMERYGTTAEQLALVGVKNHRHSAANPRAQFREEYTLQEVLDARTIHAPLTKFQCSPTSDGAAAAVVVSERFVREHGLQERAVEIVAQAMTTDTEESFASGSCIDVVGKPMSREAGRAVFERSGLGIEDVDVIELHDCFSINELLTYEALGMCADGESGKLVADGATGYGGRWVVNPSGGLISKGHPLGATGLAQTAELVWQLRGEAEARQVPGARVGLAHNIGLGGAAVVTLLRR, translated from the coding sequence ATGACCGAGAAGGTGTTCCTCGTCGGGGTCGGCATGACCAACTTCGAGAAACCAGGCATGAAGGACCGTCAGTCGGGCGAGTGGCAGTACTGGGAGATGGCCGAGGAGGCCGGCCGCGCGGCCCTCGCGGACGCGGGCGTCGGCTACGACCTGGTGGAGCAGGCCGCCGTCGGCTACTGCTTCCAGCAGTCCACGGCGGGGCAGCGGGCCGTCTACTCGATCGGCCTCACCGGGATCCCGGTCTACAACCTCAACAACAACTGCGCCACCGGCTCCTCGGCGCTGATGACGGCCCGCCAGTTCGTGGCCGGCGGGATCAACGACTGCGTCCTCGCGCTCGGCTTCGAGAAGATGAGCAAGGGCGCGCTCGGCGCGGGCAGCGGCGCGGACGGCTTCGCGACCAGCCCCGTGGCCCGCCACTACGGCGTCATGGCCGCGAAGCACGGCTTCGAGGCGAGTCCGCCCACCGCGCAGATCTTCGGCAACGCCGCCCGCGAGCACATGGAGCGCTACGGCACCACGGCCGAGCAGCTCGCGCTGGTCGGGGTGAAGAACCACCGCCACTCCGCGGCCAATCCGCGGGCGCAGTTCCGCGAGGAGTACACGCTCCAGGAGGTGCTGGACGCGCGGACCATCCATGCCCCGCTCACCAAGTTCCAGTGCTCGCCCACCTCCGACGGCGCGGCCGCGGCGGTCGTGGTGAGCGAGCGGTTCGTGCGCGAGCACGGACTGCAGGAGCGGGCCGTGGAGATCGTCGCCCAGGCGATGACCACGGATACCGAGGAGAGCTTCGCCTCGGGCTCCTGCATCGACGTCGTGGGCAAGCCGATGTCGCGGGAGGCGGGGCGCGCCGTCTTCGAGCGGTCGGGCCTCGGCATCGAGGACGTCGACGTGATCGAGCTGCACGACTGCTTCTCCATCAACGAACTGCTCACCTACGAGGCGCTGGGCATGTGCGCGGACGGCGAGAGCGGCAAGCTCGTGGCCGACGGCGCGACGGGCTACGGCGGCCGCTGGGTGGTCAACCCCTCCGGCGGCCTGATCTCCAAGGGCCACCCGCTGGGCGCGACCGGGCTGGCACAGACGGCCGAGCTGGTCTGGCAGCTGCGCGGCGAGGCGGAGGCGCGGCAGGTGCCCGGCGCCCGGGTGGGTCTGGCGCACAACATCGGTCTGGGCGGCGCCGCGGTGGTGACTCTTCTCCGTCGCTGA